A genomic region of Caenorhabditis elegans chromosome V contains the following coding sequences:
- the lys-3 gene encoding Lysozyme-like protein 3 (Confirmed by transcript evidence) has product MKLFALLVSITLCYSFPAPLQTNVSEPFGLLQKVSEQVIDPDYNIPEVKDAPAIPYDERNSPTHAYSVDISFHTTPSDMDCLRDQGYKSVFVRALNPIGNTYFDRNALNTINNAFEAGLGSEVYITPNINSTRSGADQISLVYQNLLANGINVRSIWIQVTSPTNWVAPMAVRIEFIQDMIRSAKNLGLSVGIYTSFYDWLEITGGWNTFSSDVFLWYWHVLSMGTDGETTPTLEDFRPFGPWRQATVKQFGQVEKLCGMIVNRNVYSTGNQHLSQIVHFSTHQENSSSEKKLIRVGGIGF; this is encoded by the exons atgaaacttttcgcTCTTCTAGTCTCTATTACATTGTGCTACTCTTTCCCAGCTCCTCTTCAAACGAATGTATCAGAACCATTTGGATTGCTGCAGAAAGTTTCTGAACAAGTGATTGACCCAGATTATAATATTCCTGAAGTGAAAGATGCTCCAGCAATTCCATATGATGAACGAAACTCCCCAACTCATGCATATTCAGTTGACATTTCATTTCACACAACTCCGAGTGACATGGATTGTTTGAGAGATCAAGGTTATAAATCTGTATTTGTCAGAGCTTTGAATCCAATTGGAAATACTTATTTTGATCGAAATGCCTTGAATACAATCAACAATGCATTTGAAG ctggaCTTGGAAGTGAAGTTTACATCACTCCAAACATCAACTCAACAAGGTCTGGAGCAGACCAAATTAGTCTGGTCTACCAGAATTTGCTTGCTAATGGAATTAATGTTAGATCTATCTGGATTCAAGTAACTTCTCCAACAAATTGGGTTGCACCAATGGCTGTGAGAATTGAGTTTATCCAAGATATGATTAGAAGTGCGAAG AATCTGGGCTTGTCAGTTGGAATCTACACTTCATTTTATGATTGGTTGGAAATCACAGGAGGCTGGAACACGTTTAGTTCTGATGTTTTCTTGTGGTACTGGCATGTTCTGAGTATGGGTACTGATGGTGAAACTACTCCAACTCTTGAAGATTTCCGTCCATTTGGACCATGGAGACAGGCCACTGTGAAACAATTTGGACaagttgaaaaactttgtGGAATGATTGTAAACCGAAATGTGTATTCCACCGGAAACCAACACTTGTCTCAAATTGTACACTTCTCAACTCATCAAGAAAATTCGAGTTCGGAGAAGAAATTGATTCGTGTTGGTGGAATCGGATTTTGA
- the B0024.15 gene encoding Hexosyltransferase (Confirmed by transcript evidence), which translates to MNLCRKLWKYLLGLIILYVTVFLNLDRIRSYSTDAPIFEVTNSFSSKSHLSKDGSTNQFYHAQFKDQNHTYQFITVPKKQCSNNTKLQITILSTAGNFDIRQAIRETWANPNNSEHVANNDVRISFIISKTSNEFLNFALQKEIEKFDDMIVTDLYESYELLILKVHAILSYKQSHCQLADFQLKIDDDMAVDMDGLYRSLEDKKQASINGISGIIWKNSPPVREKKHRWYVPKTLYSEKFFPPYIDGPIYLIGKNAVPRMLEEAKNYNQWIIEDVFWTGVIGKALKIKQINWANHLLRYVIELIPSRLKCSKGGVPLIYAVHNMKGPQMIHDGYQKLKGVKCK; encoded by the exons ATGAATCTTTGTCGAAAACTCTGGAAATATCTACTCGGTCTAATTATTTTAT acgtTACAGTCTTTCTGAATCTCGATCGAATTCGCTCTTATTCAACAGATGCTCCTATATTTGAAGTGACAAactctttttcttcaaaatctcatTTATCTAAAGATGGGTCAACTAATCAGTTTTACCATGCTCAGTTTAAAGACCAAAATCATACTTATCAGTTCATCACAGTGCCAAAGAAACAGTGCTCTAA TAACACAAAACTTCAAATCACAATTCTTTCAACTGCCGGAAACTTTGATATTCGGCAAGCAATTCGAGAGACATGGGCTAATCCAAATAATTCGGAACATGTCGCT aacaatgatgttagaatttcatttattatttcaaaaacaagcaatgaatttttaaattttgctcttcaaaaagaaattgaaaaatttgacgatATGATTGTAACGGATTTATATGAATCTTATGaacttttgatattaaaaGTTCATGCCATATTAAGCTATAAACAGAGTCACTGTCAACTGGCGgactttcaattgaaaattgatgatgaTATGGCAGTCGATATGGATGGATTATACAGAAGTCTTGAAGATAAGAAACAAGCAAGTATTAACGGAATTAGTggaattatttggaaaaattcaccaccagtgagagaaaaaaaacatagatg GTATGTACCAAAAACTCTTTATTCTGAGAAGTTTTTCCCTCCATATATTGATGGCCCAATTTatttaatcggaaaaaatgCAGTTCCACGAATGTTGGAGGAAGCTAAGAACTATAATCAATGGATCATTGAG GATGTCTTCTGGACTGGAGTTATTGgcaaagctttaaaaattaaacaaatcaACTGGGCTAATCATCTTCTTCGTTATGTTATTGAGCTCATTCCATCTCGACTCAAATGCTCAAAAGGAGGAGTTCCTTTGATCTACGCAGTTCATAATATGAAAGGTCCGCAAATGATTCATGACGGGTATCAAAAACTGAAGGGTGTTAAGTGTAAATGA
- the B0024.3 gene encoding CX domain-containing protein (Confirmed by transcript evidence): MKFYIIITLLCSEVIGKFGRIGGIGGAKSIGRGGGGARFGVGRGGGASTVRGSSVYSGGFRTGTSGWKTGTSSSSNSYGSNSFRSTIFASLYSHAHSPIFSHSLTNALIISSLARPITYDNRQYYWDSRYAQEKISPTEFPVMCEYQIGEDDGQLQNVTFANGSHARSLFFGCPGSMLDCCGMYCCHNIGEYIFKGILFTIIAVFVVCVMCSSMIEDNRKNNFLRCGNSRTTRTRTETDIPMIKVSQAESPVKL; the protein is encoded by the exons ATGAAATTCTATATTATTATAACATTACTATGCTCTGAAGTCATTGGAAAATTCGGAAGAATCGGTGGGATTGGAGGGGCAAAGTCTATTGGacgaggtggtggtggagccaGATTTGGAGTTGGAAGAGGTGGAGGAGCATCTACAGTTCGAGGAAGTAGTGTATATTCAGGAGGTTTCAGAACTGGTACAAGTGGCTGGAAAAC AGGAACATCGTCTTCTTCAAATTCATATGGATCGAATTCATTTCGTTCAACTATTTTTGCTTCATTATATTCTCATGCTcattctccaattttctccCATAGTTTGACAAATGCATTGATAATATCATCCCTTGCAAGACCTATTAC atatGACAATCGTCAGTACTATTGGGATAGTAGATATGCTCAAGAGAAAATCTCACCCACTGAGTTCCCTGTAATGTGTGAATATCAAATTGGAGAAGATGATGGGCAATTACAGAAT GTCACATTTGCCAATGGATCTCATGCCAGATCTCTATTTTTTGGATGTCCTGGATCAATGCTTGATTGTTGTGGAATGTACTGTTGTCATAATATTGGAGAATACATATTCAA agGTATTCTGTTTACGATAATTGCTGTATTTGTTGTATGTGTGATGTGCTCATCAATGATTGAAGACaataggaaaaataattttttgagatgcGGCAATTCAAGAACAACTAGAACACGAACAGAAACGGATATTCCAATGATAAAAGTATCACAAGCAGAAAGTCCAGTTAAATTATGA